The following coding sequences are from one Microbacterium wangchenii window:
- the serC gene encoding phosphoserine transaminase, which yields MPHVDLPRDLLPADGRFGCGPSKIRGAQLEALVTRGATLLGTSHRQAAVKGLVGSVRARLAELFRLPDGYEVIVGNGGSTAFWDAAAFGLVEQRAQNLVFGEFGGKFAAAAKAPWLQAPDVRKAEPGTRTVAEPVEGVDVYAWPHNETSTGVAAPVVRVAGDAGALTVIDGTSAAGGIDLEIGEADVYYFAPQKNLGSDGGLWFAVVSPAAIERIERIAASGRYIPEFLSLKNALDNSRLQQTLNTPALATLLLLDDQLGWILDNGGLAWAGARTRESSQLLYDWAEASAAATPFVADPADRSPVVVTVDFDERVDAAAVAASLRSNGIVDTEPYRKLGRNQLRIATFVSIEPDDIRQLIRCIDYTIERL from the coding sequence ATGCCGCACGTGGACCTGCCTCGCGACCTGCTGCCCGCCGACGGACGCTTCGGATGTGGGCCGTCCAAGATCCGCGGAGCGCAGTTGGAGGCGCTGGTCACCCGCGGCGCCACCCTGCTGGGAACCTCTCACCGCCAGGCGGCCGTGAAGGGCCTGGTCGGCAGCGTGCGCGCCCGCCTGGCCGAGCTGTTCCGCCTTCCCGACGGCTACGAGGTCATCGTCGGAAACGGCGGGTCCACCGCGTTCTGGGATGCCGCGGCCTTCGGACTGGTCGAGCAGCGCGCTCAGAACCTCGTCTTCGGGGAGTTCGGCGGCAAGTTCGCCGCGGCCGCGAAGGCGCCGTGGCTGCAGGCCCCCGACGTGCGCAAGGCGGAGCCGGGCACGCGCACGGTCGCCGAGCCGGTCGAAGGCGTGGACGTCTACGCGTGGCCGCACAACGAGACCTCCACCGGCGTGGCGGCCCCCGTCGTGCGGGTCGCCGGCGACGCCGGTGCGCTCACGGTGATCGACGGGACGAGCGCCGCCGGCGGCATCGACCTGGAGATCGGCGAGGCCGACGTCTACTACTTCGCCCCGCAGAAGAACCTCGGCTCCGACGGCGGCCTGTGGTTCGCCGTCGTCTCCCCCGCCGCCATCGAGCGCATCGAGCGGATCGCCGCATCCGGCCGGTACATCCCCGAGTTCCTGAGCCTGAAGAACGCGCTGGACAACTCCCGCCTGCAGCAGACGCTCAACACCCCCGCGCTCGCGACGCTCCTGCTCCTGGACGACCAGCTCGGATGGATCCTCGACAACGGCGGACTGGCATGGGCCGGCGCCCGCACACGCGAGTCGTCGCAGCTGCTGTACGACTGGGCCGAGGCATCCGCCGCGGCGACCCCGTTCGTCGCCGATCCCGCCGACCGCTCGCCGGTCGTGGTGACGGTGGACTTCGATGAGCGGGTGGATGCGGCGGCCGTGGCCGCGAGCCTGCGATCCAACGGAATCGTCGACACCGAGCCGTACCGCAAGCTCGGCCGCAATCAGCTGCGCATCGCGACGTTCGTCTCGATCGAGCCCGACGACATCCGCCAGCTGATCCGCTGCATCGACTACACGATCGAACGGCTCTGA
- a CDS encoding metal-dependent transcriptional regulator produces the protein MTDLIDTTEMYLRTILELEEENIVPLRARISERLGHSGPTVSQTVGRMERDGLVVVSDDRRLELTAAGRQKAVDVMRKHRLAERLLSDVIGLDWAYVHEEACRWEHVMSEQVERRLVELLGHPTESPYGNPIPGLDQLGDVPANTFEQGVVGLVRRLTEAGEPIEGTVRRLAEPAQVDPELLQQLKAAGVMPGARGDYRFSEGYVLVQMEGSEEALELPVEVASHIFLVDDRR, from the coding sequence ATGACCGATCTCATCGACACGACGGAGATGTACCTGCGCACGATCCTCGAACTCGAGGAGGAGAACATCGTCCCGCTGCGGGCACGGATCTCCGAACGCCTGGGTCACTCCGGCCCCACGGTGTCGCAGACGGTGGGACGCATGGAGCGCGACGGACTCGTCGTCGTCTCGGATGACCGCCGCCTCGAGCTCACCGCCGCCGGGCGCCAGAAGGCGGTCGACGTCATGCGCAAGCACCGCCTGGCAGAGCGTCTCCTCAGCGACGTGATCGGCCTCGACTGGGCATACGTACATGAAGAGGCATGCCGGTGGGAGCATGTCATGAGCGAGCAGGTGGAACGACGTCTGGTCGAGCTGCTCGGCCACCCCACCGAGTCGCCGTACGGCAACCCCATCCCGGGGCTCGATCAGCTCGGCGACGTCCCCGCGAACACGTTCGAGCAGGGGGTCGTGGGGCTGGTGCGCCGACTCACCGAGGCGGGGGAGCCCATCGAGGGCACCGTACGCCGGCTCGCCGAGCCCGCCCAGGTCGATCCGGAGCTGCTCCAGCAGCTCAAGGCGGCCGGTGTCATGCCCGGCGCGCGCGGTGACTACCGCTTCAGCGAGGGGTACGTCCTGGTGCAGATGGAGGGCAGCGAGGAGGCACTCGAGCTGCCCGTCGAAGTGGCATCCCACATCTTCCTCGTCGACGACCGGCGCTGA
- a CDS encoding cold-shock protein, with translation MPTGKVRFYDEEKGFGFITGDDGQDVFLHATALPAGAPAPKAGTRLEFGVAEGKRGLQALSVRVLQAPPSVAKRARKPADDMAVIVEDLVKLLDDIGSDLRRGRYPSGSHGKKVAAVLRKVADDLDA, from the coding sequence ATGCCCACCGGCAAGGTCAGGTTCTACGACGAAGAGAAGGGTTTCGGCTTCATCACGGGCGATGACGGCCAGGACGTCTTCCTGCACGCGACTGCCCTCCCCGCCGGCGCCCCCGCACCCAAGGCCGGAACACGGCTGGAGTTCGGGGTCGCTGAAGGCAAACGCGGCCTGCAGGCGCTGTCGGTCCGCGTCCTCCAGGCGCCCCCCAGCGTGGCCAAGCGCGCCCGGAAGCCCGCCGACGACATGGCGGTGATCGTGGAGGATCTCGTCAAGCTCCTCGACGACATCGGCTCCGATCTCCGTCGCGGACGCTACCCCAGCGGTTCGCACGGCAAGAAGGTCGCCGCCGTGCTGCGCAAGGTCGCCGATGACCTCGATGCCTGA
- a CDS encoding DNA repair helicase XPB yields MVDGPLIVQSDRTVLLEVAHPDAESARHELAVFAELERAPEHIHTYRITRLGLWNARAAGHDAEDMLVTLDRWSRFPVPASVSLDIRETVGRYGRLVIERDEEGALVLRSTDPAVLTEVARNKRISPLLIGHPAPDVYVIDAWARGHIKQELLKIGWPAEDLAGYTPGTPHPIDLDESSWHLRPYQRQAVDAFAEGGSGVVVLPCGAGKTLVGAGAMADTKTTTLILVTNTVSARQWRDELLRRTSLTPEEIGEYSGQVKEVKPVTIATYQILTAKRGGQYAHLALLDALDWGLIVYDEVHLLPAPVFKLTADLQARRRLGLTATLVREDGREGDVFSLIGPKRFDAPWKEIEAQGFISPAVCYEVRVDLPAGDRLEYAAAADEERYRLAATAPAKIEVVRGLVHRHAGERILVIGQYLDQIEVLAQALDAPQITGATPIPEREELFQAFRVGEISLLVVSKVANFSVDLPEASVAIQVSGSFGSRQEEAQRLGRLLRPKQSGNTASFYTLISRDTVDQDFAQNRQRFLAEQGYAYTILDADDLLTAAA; encoded by the coding sequence ATGGTTGACGGCCCCCTGATCGTGCAGAGCGACCGCACGGTGCTCCTGGAAGTGGCGCATCCCGATGCGGAGAGCGCGCGCCACGAGCTCGCGGTGTTCGCGGAGCTGGAGCGCGCCCCCGAGCACATCCACACGTACCGCATCACCCGCCTGGGGCTGTGGAACGCCCGCGCGGCCGGGCACGACGCCGAGGACATGCTGGTCACCCTCGACCGCTGGTCGCGGTTCCCCGTGCCCGCGTCGGTGTCACTGGACATCCGCGAGACCGTCGGCCGGTACGGGCGCCTCGTCATCGAGCGCGATGAGGAGGGCGCCCTCGTCCTCCGCTCCACCGACCCGGCCGTCCTCACCGAGGTCGCCCGGAACAAGCGCATCTCGCCGCTGTTGATCGGCCACCCCGCGCCCGACGTCTACGTCATCGACGCGTGGGCCCGCGGCCACATCAAGCAGGAGCTGCTGAAGATCGGCTGGCCCGCCGAAGACCTCGCCGGCTACACGCCCGGCACCCCGCATCCGATCGATCTGGACGAGTCCAGCTGGCACCTGCGTCCGTACCAGCGCCAGGCCGTCGACGCCTTCGCCGAGGGCGGCTCCGGCGTGGTCGTGCTCCCCTGCGGCGCCGGCAAGACGCTCGTGGGCGCCGGGGCGATGGCCGACACCAAGACCACGACGCTCATCCTCGTGACCAACACCGTCAGCGCGCGGCAGTGGCGCGACGAGCTGCTGCGCCGCACGTCGCTGACCCCCGAGGAGATCGGGGAGTACTCCGGGCAGGTCAAGGAGGTCAAGCCGGTCACGATCGCGACCTACCAGATCCTCACCGCCAAGCGCGGCGGGCAGTACGCGCACCTGGCGCTGCTGGATGCGCTGGACTGGGGGCTCATCGTCTACGACGAGGTGCACCTCCTCCCCGCTCCCGTGTTCAAGCTCACCGCCGATCTGCAGGCCCGCCGCCGGCTGGGGCTCACGGCGACGCTGGTGCGCGAGGACGGCCGCGAGGGCGACGTGTTCAGCCTCATCGGCCCGAAGCGGTTCGACGCGCCGTGGAAGGAGATCGAGGCCCAGGGCTTCATCTCCCCCGCCGTCTGCTACGAGGTGCGCGTGGATCTGCCCGCCGGCGACCGGCTCGAGTACGCCGCCGCCGCGGACGAGGAGCGCTACCGGCTGGCGGCGACCGCCCCGGCCAAGATCGAGGTGGTGCGGGGCCTCGTGCACCGGCATGCCGGCGAGCGCATCCTCGTGATCGGGCAGTATCTCGACCAGATCGAGGTGCTGGCGCAGGCACTGGATGCTCCGCAGATCACCGGAGCCACCCCGATCCCCGAGCGCGAGGAGCTCTTCCAGGCGTTCCGCGTGGGCGAGATCTCGCTGCTGGTGGTGTCGAAGGTCGCCAACTTCTCCGTCGACCTGCCGGAGGCCTCCGTCGCCATCCAGGTGTCGGGGTCGTTCGGCTCGCGGCAGGAGGAGGCCCAGCGGCTGGGGCGGCTCCTGCGTCCGAAGCAGTCGGGCAACACCGCGAGCTTCTACACGCTGATCTCCCGCGACACGGTCGACCAGGACTTCGCACAGAACCGGCAGCGCTTCCTCGCCGAGCAGGGCTACGCCTACACGATCCTGGATGCCGACGACCTGCTGACCGCCGCCGCCTGA
- a CDS encoding DUF3027 domain-containing protein, with protein MTSMPEPVDERLLGASDLARAALLEVTSEASIGEPVGYLDEGDGVISLRFANRLAGYPGWFWTVSVARVEDAEPTVLEVELLPGDDALVAPEWVPWAVRLAEYQATARASAESGESDLDERDDSDELDDDEIDEVLGDDLDDDELDDDGSPILHAGDLDGVDIDELDPAASDEDDDSDDEDDDDSDEDDDSDDDDDSDEDSDDDSDSEDED; from the coding sequence ATGACCTCGATGCCTGAGCCGGTCGACGAGCGCCTCCTCGGCGCCTCCGACCTCGCCCGCGCCGCCCTGCTGGAGGTGACCTCCGAGGCGTCGATCGGCGAGCCGGTGGGCTATCTCGATGAGGGCGACGGCGTCATCTCGCTGCGCTTCGCCAACCGCCTCGCCGGCTACCCGGGATGGTTCTGGACCGTGAGTGTCGCCCGTGTCGAGGACGCGGAGCCGACGGTGCTCGAGGTGGAGCTGCTCCCCGGTGACGACGCGCTCGTCGCGCCGGAATGGGTGCCGTGGGCGGTGCGCCTTGCCGAGTATCAGGCCACTGCGCGCGCCTCGGCCGAGTCGGGCGAGTCCGACCTCGACGAGCGGGACGACTCCGACGAGCTCGACGACGACGAGATCGACGAGGTTCTCGGTGACGATCTCGACGACGACGAGCTGGATGACGACGGCTCGCCGATCCTGCACGCGGGCGACCTGGACGGCGTCGACATCGACGAGCTGGACCCCGCCGCATCCGACGAGGACGACGACTCGGACGACGAGGACGACGACGACTCGGACGAGGACGACGACTCGGACGACGACGACGACTCGGACGAGGACTCGGACGACGACTCCGACTCGGAAGACGAGGACTGA
- a CDS encoding multidrug ABC transporter ATPase has translation MSTRPHSDDLPVRRIDRVLAFMSLGLLVLSIACFVAIMIGSASGADFSSGIWPTVGVTVYIAPILAFVMLMTVLVMSFVRRARANRDH, from the coding sequence ATGAGCACGCGCCCGCACAGCGACGACCTTCCCGTCCGTCGCATCGACCGCGTCCTGGCGTTCATGTCGCTGGGACTGCTGGTGCTGTCGATCGCGTGCTTCGTGGCGATCATGATCGGGTCCGCCTCCGGCGCCGATTTCAGCTCGGGGATATGGCCGACGGTCGGCGTGACGGTCTACATCGCCCCGATCCTCGCGTTCGTGATGCTGATGACGGTCCTGGTCATGAGTTTCGTGCGAAGGGCCCGAGCCAACCGGGATCATTGA
- a CDS encoding helicase-associated domain-containing protein: MPPTSDQRALATALAAMDDAALSELLAVRHAPPTAPWRDLYDVAAALLEPTSIARGLTALSFFPARALTRAITEGTMVLAGDRAELVASALVDAEGHPYAAVAVSVRDREAPVERAGRADRSTTAEEDAGAAERAFTSAASLADLLLRALTAPLTRIGNGALGAGDRRELVESGAVPDGDTADLLVGFAAATGLLHPEEKAWLVTPAGRSWVGSPTLERWMIAAERLRDALPSGLRTPEGGWIPAALWADAYPFDTAWPSHAGVWRARAVAWGLLSPAGGEPPWAAPLAAGADADGAALGAFLPPEVDRVYLQNDLTAIAPGPLAPHLDVRLRSMAVRESHAQASSYRFSADTIAAAITAGETADSLRSFLSELSLTGVPQPLEYVLSRTADRHGLLRVGRDPVAGRTRVTSDDPAALETVAVDQALRALGLIRHGGALVSRVGEDTVFWALADARYPVVAVDETGMPRRLDRARLAPEHTAPAAVQRYADLLARVRAGSESEDADAAWLERELDSAVRARSVVDVVVRLPDGSSRTFRLEATGLGGGRLRGRDRGADVERTLPLSSIASVHPVT; the protein is encoded by the coding sequence GTGCCGCCGACATCCGACCAACGCGCACTGGCCACTGCTCTGGCCGCGATGGACGATGCGGCCCTGTCGGAACTGCTGGCCGTGCGGCACGCACCGCCGACCGCGCCGTGGCGTGATCTGTACGACGTGGCCGCCGCGCTGCTCGAACCCACCTCGATCGCACGAGGCCTCACCGCCCTGTCGTTCTTCCCCGCGCGGGCGCTGACGCGCGCGATCACCGAGGGGACGATGGTGCTCGCGGGCGACCGGGCCGAGCTGGTGGCCTCGGCACTCGTCGACGCCGAGGGGCACCCGTACGCAGCGGTGGCGGTGTCCGTGCGCGACCGCGAGGCACCCGTCGAACGCGCGGGACGGGCGGACCGCTCCACGACCGCGGAAGAGGACGCCGGTGCCGCCGAGCGCGCGTTCACCTCCGCCGCATCCCTCGCCGACCTCCTCCTGCGCGCACTGACCGCACCGCTCACGCGCATCGGCAACGGCGCCCTCGGGGCGGGCGACCGCCGCGAGCTCGTCGAATCCGGCGCCGTCCCCGACGGCGACACCGCGGATCTCCTCGTGGGGTTCGCGGCGGCCACGGGCCTGCTGCATCCCGAGGAGAAGGCCTGGCTGGTCACCCCGGCCGGCCGCTCGTGGGTGGGCAGTCCGACGCTGGAACGGTGGATGATCGCCGCCGAACGGCTCCGAGACGCCCTCCCGTCCGGGCTGCGCACTCCCGAGGGGGGATGGATCCCCGCCGCCCTGTGGGCGGACGCCTATCCGTTCGACACCGCCTGGCCCAGCCACGCCGGCGTGTGGCGTGCACGCGCAGTGGCGTGGGGGCTGCTGAGCCCGGCCGGGGGCGAGCCACCATGGGCGGCGCCGCTGGCGGCCGGAGCCGACGCCGACGGCGCGGCGCTCGGCGCCTTCCTGCCGCCCGAGGTCGACCGCGTGTACCTGCAGAACGACCTCACCGCGATCGCGCCGGGTCCGCTGGCCCCGCATCTGGACGTGCGGCTGCGCAGCATGGCGGTGCGCGAATCGCATGCCCAGGCCTCGAGCTACCGGTTCAGCGCCGACACGATCGCCGCGGCGATCACCGCCGGCGAGACGGCGGATTCGCTCAGATCCTTCCTCAGCGAACTGTCGCTGACCGGCGTGCCTCAGCCGCTGGAGTACGTCCTCTCCCGCACCGCCGACCGGCACGGCCTGCTGCGGGTCGGGCGCGACCCGGTCGCGGGGCGCACACGCGTGACCAGCGACGATCCCGCCGCGCTGGAGACGGTGGCCGTCGATCAGGCGCTGCGCGCCCTCGGCCTCATCCGGCACGGCGGCGCCCTCGTGTCCCGCGTGGGCGAGGACACCGTCTTCTGGGCGCTCGCCGACGCGCGCTACCCGGTCGTGGCCGTCGACGAGACCGGGATGCCGCGGCGGCTGGATCGCGCGCGGCTGGCGCCCGAGCACACGGCTCCCGCCGCCGTGCAGCGGTACGCCGATCTCCTGGCTCGCGTGCGTGCCGGCAGCGAATCCGAAGACGCGGATGCCGCGTGGCTGGAGCGCGAGCTGGACTCCGCCGTCCGCGCCCGCTCCGTCGTCGACGTCGTCGTGCGCCTGCCGGACGGCTCCAGCCGCACGTTCCGCCTGGAGGCGACGGGACTGGGTGGCGGGCGCCTGCGCGGACGTGACCGCGGCGCCGACGTCGAGCGCACGCTGCCGCTGTCCAGCATCGCGAGCGTCCACCCCGTCACATGA